The sequence below is a genomic window from Bombus huntii isolate Logan2020A chromosome 13, iyBomHunt1.1, whole genome shotgun sequence.
GTTTGCTAGGATTATTTAACGTGATTACTTAATCTTAACATTATGCTGTCTttagatataatttaagtCATTTGGAACAATGGGGACGAGATCGAAGATTAGAAGCAGCATCCGAAGTGCTTCAGCCAATTGTACAAGCAGCACAGCTTTTGCAAGCTCGTAAAACAGATGAAGACGTAAATTCTGTGTGCGAAATGTGCAACAAATTAACCGCGAATCAAATagtgaaaattttaaatttgtatacacCAGCTGACGACTTTGAAACGCGCGTGCCAGTTTCGTTCATCAAGAAGGTACAGGAAAAATTGAGTGAACGTGGTGAGAACAACGAACAGGTAAGTCTAAATTTTGCTACATCTATCTATTATTGGATCGGCTATGTTAATAAAGAAGTAATTAATGGATAATCAATCTCTTTTTCAGCTGTTAATGGATCTTATGTATTCATACACAGTAAGATTACCATTCAATCCATCGGATATTCGACTAGAGGATATCGAAATACCAGAAGTACTTCATTTACCCATGCTCAAAAAGGTGTAATCATAGGAAAGGAAAAACTTAGAGGCCCTGCTGTGCATATAATTTTTAGTTGAGTAACAGTCTAATGAATAATCGAATTCGTATAgtctatttattaaaaaaaaaaaaaaaaaaaaaaaaaaaaaaacagaaaagaaggaaacaaaagaaagaaaggaagaattaGATTACTTTCATAAAATTAGATAACGCATCGAGGGGGGTCATCGacattacattttatatatttttttttactcgtgtaatttgtattttataaaacatcATTCCTATTCTTCCGCGTAAAAGTGTCAATTTAACGAATTCGTTCTGACAAAAATTTTCGTTATTAATGTATAGCGATTGTACGTCAAGACTTAAGGAGGATGGTGTTGATATAAGGCTCTGCTGGAACTTGCGATTTAAACATCTGAATTGAGTGAAGACATTGGACGTACGTTAAATAAGAATAAGTGAGATATAAGAATGCAAGTATATACGATGAAACGAAGTGCCGAATTCTGTATCGTATGGTACAGAAATGTTGTTATGGAGATTAAAGATGTTTAAGAAGTGCGTTGTTTCTTGATGTTGTTAGTCTATCAAAAGTTGTTATGGCAAAATATTGCAACTCCAAGCATGAACTTTATGTATGTAATAAATCTATTGGAGATGCACTCATTGTGTAAaaacagaaagagaaaagagataTGTGTTATGCTGGGATAGATTGTATATTTTGTGATAAGAGAAAGACTATCTGTCTATCCCCATAGACCGAAGGCTGAAGATAtcggagaaaaagagagaagaagataGAGGTATACAATGttgttataatataatttataaatgtacAAGCGATCGTATTTTGTGCcattttattagtagaatGTTACCAAATTGTTTCTTACGTTGATCGATCTGCATTTACGTTTATgctttatgaaataattttggaAACAAAATTCCCACAACCCGGATTATACAGGAAAAAATATCTGTCTACACGATTATACCTTGACTCGATGTGACAAATTTATTTGTTCCtatgaagaaaataaaaaagaatcgtTGATGGAATCATATACCCCACTTTCAATACACTGCACATATTAGTagcaaaaatacatatttaaacaaaaaaattaaattctggtgaaagtaaaatcatttatttattctgtATCACAATGCTGTCGCataaattatcattattaCTCGATGACAGGAAGTAAACTAAGttaaatacaattattattcattaaaatgTGAATGAAGCTGGAAGAAGCAAAAATAAGgtgaaacgttaaaaaattccaataaTGCAAGTATCGAAGTAAAAAATACGCAACTTCCTTAGGCAACATCGCCGGCATCGTTTGGTGAACGTATGTCATCAATTTTAAGTATCATTTTGACCAACTGTGTAGCCAATACAATTTGTTGGGTTTTGCTTGTCAATGTTTCGATGACGTTTTGGACTTTCATATctgaaagaaaatgaataattatttattcttaactATTACAACGAAAGATGAAAGTGCAATTATTCGATATGTACCGAAAGTACCACGGTTTAGGCAATCTACACCAAACGTAGGGTTATTTTCAGCCAATTGTGCTGCTTTAATGTTAGCTAAAGCATTTACAGGCGAAAGGCCAGAATTTTCGGCAAGTGCCATAGGTACGGCTTCCAGCGCTTCGGCAAATGCACGGAAAGCATATTGTTCCAAGGTGCTGATCTTGTTAGCTTTTTCAGCACAAGCAAGGGCACAAGAAATTTCAGGGGCACCTCCCCCATACAAGATTTTTTCATTCTTGATTACATTACGAACTGTACATAGCGCATCATGGATAGCTCGTTTCGCTTCTTCAATGATCtaaaaattagaataattcataaatttgCATGTTCTTGCacagaataaataaaaaaagaaatatgtaaaattgtAGCATCagaagaaaaattcaaattaaactgatttaaattgaattaaattagataaaatatatcttttaatgCTTTATTCTTGCAAGGTGTCTGGTCAGTTAGATATATTTGAATACCGCTGAAATTCTCCTTGCTTTTATTTCTCTTATAAAAACTTTAAATATTGCTTACCATCTTGTTCCCTCCGCGGATGAAAATAGTAACTGCTCGAGAGTTCTTGCATTCTTCGATAACAAGCATTCGATCTTTGGTAGTACCAAATGTTAATTCTCTTACAACACCAGCGTGGCCGAGCTTTTCCGGTGTCAATTCTTCGAAACGAGGAACAATACGACCACCTGTAGCAATAGCTATTAGCTGAAACAAATTTGATACTGTTTTTTACTAATGCTTTTTTACAGTTTTTTATAAAGTTAGCAAGAAGGAAAAGAATCAGACCTTCAGATCTCATGATCTATTGGTCATTAGAGCTACAGCAAAAGAAAGTCAACTTATTAATTTAACTTTCACACTCTTCCATTGCGCTTTGTCGTCATTAGGCAAGTAAATTGATCATACAGTAATTAGAAGCAAAACTTACTTCAATTTCTGGGCCACCAACCCATCTGACCGCGGGTAATTCACTTTGAAGAAGGAGATGATTAGCTTCATCATCAAATCCCCATTGACAAATAGCAAGCGTGGCACCAGCATTTTTAACCCTCTTCACCATCTCGGTGAATTTTTCTTGTTCGTATTCACGCAACGCTCTATAATCATCGACTGAAGTGACATCCAACTTATGTTTAGTTTTTGGCTTAGGTGGCTCAAACGGACATGTCAAAATAGCTAATTTAACATCTTCTAATCTCTGTAACGTGATAAATGTATCTCTATTAACAatttcattgattgataaaataatttattaaaagaaacaatCCCTTCAGCTCTCATAATCTTTTGATCATTGAAGCCACTGCAAAGATCAGGTTATTAAATAGCTACTTAAACagaaacttttactttttcagAAGTTAACAAAAGAGTAACCAAAGAAATAGTTTCAAGTCTCGACAATAAGTAAGCTAAAGAAATATCCTGAATCTTCACCCTTCTCTGTTTCAGTTTGTCATCATTaggcaaaataaaatatatcaaaaagGAATCTAGTACACTAACTGACTTTACCTTAGGCATTTGAGGATGACTAAAGTCTTTGTCAATAACAACACCGCGAACTAGGACAGTATCTTCCAATCTGCCTCCAACTTTTCCTTCTAGTTTTATCAATTCAAAGTTCACATCACGTGCAACAGGATCTAAAACTGCAAATACAGCATTTACAGCTATTTCTGCCATTTGTCTGTGACACTTGTTGATgctaaaaaagaataaaggTATTGCTTTGTCTTGCCcatattaaatacaaataatcaAAAAATGTCCTTCTTACATCTTTGAACCAAGACTGGTCATGgcaatttttatataaggTTCTAGGTTGTCAGGAGTACCCTCAAAATCATGaacaattttctttaaatgATCTGTTGCACATTTTGCTGCCATTTCAAAGCCATCTGCTATTCGAATTGGATGAATTCCTTTGTCTAACAGTTGCTCAGCTTGTTCCAAGAGAGCACCTGCTAAAACAACTACTCCAGTAGTACCATCTCCAATTTCATCATCTTGAGATTGAGACAACTGAACCATTAGCTTTGCAATTTCATGATCAACATCCATgtttttcaagattgttgCCCCATCATTTGTTACTGTGACATCACCATCAGAGCTGACCATTAGTTTGTCAAGCCCCCTAGGTCCTAACGAGGTTCTCAAAATATTGGCTACATCACGGGCTGCCAAAATATGTGACTGCAATTAAACAATTACTTATTAAACatgttatgtatatattttatgtaatatttgtCAAGATAGTATTACagcaataaattttctggATTTCATTGGACTTATACAATAGTACTACTGATCTCCTTATATGGTCAAAGATCAATATCATTGTGTTTCATTCAACTTTCTAAATTGCATGAATATTACTTTAATGAAAAAAGGATGAAGAGATACAAATAATGTACAGACTACAATTTAAGATAcaagtatgtatataatattagtTCAGATTATATCGTTTTAGTAGCAATGTTAGGATTAGCTGCCAAGCCCAAAACGTCGCCATTACCGTTTCACGTGGTCGGTCCTTTAACACAagcttttaatttataaatccAATGAAATCATGAAAACATATAAGAGAAAAATTATCACTATTTTACTAATTCTATAGAAGGATaggaaaattattcaaaaaatgTAAGTTTACGTACCTTGATGGCATCAGTGCCGGTTAGACGTTTTTGCCTTTCCTGGTTACGAAGAATAATAAAAGGTCTACCATATTCATCAAAGGCCACAGTACCAGGTATTGCGGTCATTTTAATCGTCCAAGAACCTCGGACACTATGCTTAAAATAGTTTCAATGAGAAGAGCGTCGTCTGTTCTTACAAACTTACGTTCCTTCGTCGTCACTACACGACCATTTTGTTGCCCATAGCGGATATTGGTGAGTGCGTAGTGCCATCTATTCTCGAATATTCCGAGCTTGCTTTAGGTTAAGAATGGGAAAGGAGggaatttgaaaatgaaaaccACGGCTGCACAGAAGAAGAACTATAAATTTTCCTCTTAAACATTCATTAACAAATCGTATAAAAGAACTGTCTAGAAAAATCATTACTGCAACGCTTTACTCTAGGAAATGTACAAATTGCAGAAATTTTCCATCATTTgcttaaattatatatatatacatatatatatatttattataatatatatcatatatatatattatatatataaatgaaacttttttaaaatatttttaatatagcCTTTTAGATATAGCCGTTTTTAGTAGAAAGAgtcttaaaaaattgtaaaaaaaaggagagataAAGGTTTTTTTATGGGGAATGACGAAATAATAAACGAGAAACAGGTTTAACTGTTTTGTATGCACCACAgtttatttcacattaaacTATTATAACTCTGTATTATAATCTTGAACGTTACATATACATAGTTATACACATATAATTATTCTGGAAATAGTTCATCTGACAGAGGTACTTTTGACTCCAGGCCGTAATGGCCATAGTCCCTCAATGAGTCGTACGTTCAAATAATATGTTTTTGGATAGAAGTTTTCTATCCAAAATTTCCACGCTGGAAAGAACTTACTATCCTATGATATGTatcagttttatttattagtttaCTTTTACTTCTTTGGTTCCACGAATAGTATTAATCGAAAGACTAAACAAACTGTATAAACAGGAGGGAACGAAGTTGACAGTCATAAAGGGATTAAAACATATTGTAAAAGGTATCTCCTTAGCCGCTTGTTAAGTTTCCAATCAAACTAAGAGTTGCAAATTATTCACCTCGAACAAAGTAATCAATTAACCCTTTTGAGATGTCGTACGCACGACGCATCGGAGGGTAGTTACATTATGTTATAGATATACTCTTGCGGAAAATATATGAatactatataaatatatagcgTTTTGGTATACATATCGatcaaagataaaaatataatttcagtAAGATATATCTCATAATAACATTCACATTTAAAACTTTCTTAATGGATTAGGCATTCACATAATATGTGTTAGAGTTCCCTTATACGATAAAAGATCAACGATGGAAgtataataccatataactagAAATATGTTCTCTTTGTGTGTTTGGACTCTCGATGACTAGCACAGCAGCATAGAAACGAGGGGTCGTCCAGATTTCGCAACAGGTACTTTACGCATCAGAAAGTGTTTCACGACACTGTTTTAAAATAACACTGCGTCTCTCGTGATTACAATTGTAAAACATTTGCTTCGttcatatttttcatcttCGTAACTATGTCGATAATTAACACGTCTCTTTTcttatatatcttttaaaatCTCGACTCTGATTAATATCTAACATAACGATtttcatatacatacatatatatattgttttaattatattatatttaatgttaGGAGTTTAATAACACTTAACGAAGCGACCTCCGAGGTTTCAGTGTTCAATAGAGCGATTCCCGCGATCGATGCTTAATAGTTCGATTCTCACGATAAATATTTGATCGAGTGGCTACCACATTTAAATCAACATTTCTTTTAATTGtctacatacatacgtatatctCTAATAATTTGGAATATACGCTAGGTAAAGCAAAACTTCACTGCCTCAATTTTTTCTGGATCCGTGTCAATTTGAACGctttactttcaaattttactgTATGACTTAACGGTAACGCATAAGTTACATTTGTTAAATACCGACGAAGATGTTCGAAAATTTCCAGAGTGAATGCTCCATACAATCGAGTAAATTCCTATCCATAAATGATTCATAATTAGACTTGGAACATTTATCTGATATCTTAATACTATTTCAATGCTCGATTCTTTCTCATGAAAAATAGTCCTTTATCGCTGATATATCAAGAACGTTTGATCTATGAGAACTTGAAAACCAGAAgagtgaaaatatattttattctgtgCGCGTTTGAGAAATTCCAGTATATACCTTAACAGTAAATTTAGGAAATTTGATTCGGGGATCTCTTGAGATCTCACCGAAAGTAGTTTTTGTCGTGTACAGGGCAAAACAAGTAGAAAGTACTCTACTTTTCAAGAAtttctaacaaattttttaatgtaacaaaattttgtcaaAGTTAGATATTATATTTAGTGTACGCACTGTTCAAAGCTTTCCTAGCAGTTTCCCATTGCTATCGTCATTAAGATGTCAACTTAGTCTAATTCGAATATGTTTAATCAAAAACAAAAatgagtaaaaaaaaaagactaaCAACGTagtagaagaaaagaaaattttctcttCCATCACACAGCCTGTACTCATCGTTCATCAGAAACTATCAACCTTTAAAGACACGCTGCCTAACTTTTCtcatgaatatatatatatagtatattttataatcctATAAGACGGACTATTCTGATATGTATCGTATTTGTCAGTCGTAATATTTGGAGGAAAATAATCAAAAAGCGCGTTTAATGATTTTTCTACTTCTTTGACCTAACAGgcaaaagtataaataaaaacaatttaGGGAATTTCGAAGTAATAGAGTTATCCTAAGTTCCTCAAAGTAATGAAAAGGGGTATTTGATTCATGTAGACATTTCTTCCATTCTCACCAATTTATGAGGAACGACGAAGCTCTTAGGCGAAGGGAACCCGTTTAAAAATTCGATTTCCCTGTCCAGTGATCCGCTTTTCACCAGAAGTGTACTGGACGATAGATTTTATCTGGTCCATCGCAACTGGTCCGATGCACACTAGAGGATCTTTGAAATACGAACAAACCTAATGGAAAAGATAACTTTCGTAATGACTTCTATTATTCGGAATTATTCCGATTTGATGTTATTTTTACCCGGAAATGCAAGTACCTTTCTTGGTGTTTGTCGATGACGTCTCTGAAGCTGACAACACAAACCGCGGCTGATATCGCATTCCCCAGACATATTACATTCTTCATCTGCGAGAATTAAGAATAGGATATTCTAAATTTAGAAGTTAAATATGATATAGTTCTTACGTAAGAGAGCCTGTTCCTTTGACGTAATCGTTTGTGAATTGACCTTTATCGATTATCTCTCTACATTCTTGTCACGTAAAAGACATTTACTGGTATTGACAGCAAACGCCCACATATGTTTATACGTACtatacaatttatttgaaGTTACTGGTGGCTGACACGAACGAGTTTCGCTGCCAGCAACCTCGGCACACAATAAACCAGTTTCACAGTCGTTATCGTTCCTGCAAAGTTCTCCCTGCTTCTGCCCCAATTCGAAAACGCAGTGGCCAATATCTAAAATTTACAGGCAACTTTGTACCTTCGACTATTGTCCTAAAGTTGTGTAATGAAAACACAAGAAATGAGAATTACCCCCATCGACGTTTACACAGATGAAAGACGGACAGCACTGGTCGTTAGCCGTGCACCTTCTTTCATAACATGGTACAACTTCTTCCAAAGAGTCATAAGAGTATCCGTAGCTGGTAGATAACGGACGCTTGAAATAAAACGTGGGACATTAATGTGTATTATTCGATATCATCGTCGAGAATAGAGCAGCTCATGTTTTTAACTAACgcgaattaaataaaatacggagaattagtaattatatttttcgatcgctgttaaatttgttaaattctttaaatttgtGGAAAAGAATGAAACAACTATTGATATGTGCGATTTTTGCTATTATACAGTAAGGAGTAATTATGAAAACATTTGGATAACTTTTCTAACTTTGGGacaatttctttaattttctttgtCGAAGATTCGCAATGAAATCTCTTTGATCTAGTTGATAGTTGCTAATGTTACTGTCCTTGTTTTAGAgaattatattgaaatataaaatccCTTGCACATGAATCGTATAATGTTCTATGGAAATAATATATCGATCGTATGCCGGTTGTACTGCGGCAAAGTTGCAACAATTGTCTACTGTATAAAGACGTCTCAATATTGAAAAAACTTACTTGTTCGAACTTCTTTCTTTCATACCTGATACAATCCTGTTTTGGGCATGTGGTCACCGTGACTACCATAGCCAAGATTCGATAACATTTCTGGGCTGAAACGATTAAAGAGACCGCCCCATGCCTCCACTTCAAGGTGCATCGTGCTCGTCAGAGCAACCATCATCAATGCGACACACGTGTACATTTTTGGTCTCGTGCAAGGACACTGCTGTTTGCACCCCTGAAATTTAAGTtgctttatatatttatactagTTACTACTAGCAACtttttaaatcaaatttaataCGTATCacggaataaaataaaattcagtgAAATATAAGcgaacaaagaaatatttgtccTTTCTATTATGAAATTAAACGAACTGTATTTATACAGTAGCTGTTGCGATATACGTTGtgattaaattaatatcgaaaGAAATGTCAAAAGTGgtaaaaatttacaaacaaaGAACAATTCTGTTCTTTATTGAGTTTTTTAACGAGTATCGAACATTTTTTTGAGGATGATAAAGAATcctttgtaataaaatttttaacatgTACCGACATTTTATTGGATAAGATAGAGAGAATTctttacaaaaaatttttttttaaaagaagacgaaataacGTTCTTGAACAGggtgaaagaaaaaatgttcCTCGATGGTCTTACAAATGGcgattcaaaaataaatttcaacttgaacttacaatttttttactgTAGCTAATTTGCTGATGTTTCTACTTAGATGGGTCAACCTGGAAGGATCAGCTGCTTCTTCTTGGGATCAACAAGTCCTCAATGGAGCTTGCTGGAGGACTGAGTCGGAGCCGTGCTTGCATCGACAATCTATACTCCTACTCCCTTGTTCCGGTTTCCCTTGTACAAGCTCGTGCAAACATTCGCGCAAGCGCGACACCTGACTTTTTACGCACACGATCCAGGTACCGTTTTATTCATTCAGATTTTTACTTCGTATTTCCGTTATTGTTGATTTAGTTTCTTCCTCGAGAATAAGAAAGAACGaatgttttataaatcttTGCAAGTTACTTTGATCTTTGTTTAGATCATTGGTGGATGAGATGCCGAATAAACGATCAGGCGATTTTGATCGTTTGCTTTAAATTCGCCTATTTGCTTCGTAAATGCAATTCACATTGAATTAACAATTTCGTATTACGTTTACAAATATCCTGAAGGGATCATAGATGCGATGCAAAAGtgatttcaaattattctcGAGTTAAAGAATTTGCGTAGAACGTTTCAACGTACgagtataatatttttatttgacatGTTCAA
It includes:
- the LOC126872255 gene encoding T-complex protein 1 subunit epsilon encodes the protein MTAIPGTVAFDEYGRPFIILRNQERQKRLTGTDAIKSHILAARDVANILRTSLGPRGLDKLMVSSDGDVTVTNDGATILKNMDVDHEIAKLMVQLSQSQDDEIGDGTTGVVVLAGALLEQAEQLLDKGIHPIRIADGFEMAAKCATDHLKKIVHDFEGTPDNLEPYIKIAMTSLGSKIINKCHRQMAEIAVNAVFAVLDPVARDVNFELIKLEGKVGGRLEDTVLVRGVVIDKDFSHPQMPKRLEDVKLAILTCPFEPPKPKTKHKLDVTSVDDYRALREYEQEKFTEMVKRVKNAGATLAICQWGFDDEANHLLLQSELPAVRWVGGPEIELIAIATGGRIVPRFEELTPEKLGHAGVVRELTFGTTKDRMLVIEECKNSRAVTIFIRGGNKMIIEEAKRAIHDALCTVRNVIKNEKILYGGGAPEISCALACAEKANKISTLEQYAFRAFAEALEAVPMALAENSGLSPVNALANIKAAQLAENNPTFGVDCLNRGTFDMKVQNVIETLTSKTQQIVLATQLVKMILKIDDIRSPNDAGDVA
- the LOC126872273 gene encoding prohormone-3, whose protein sequence is MYTCVALMMVALTSTMHLEVEAWGGLFNRFSPEMLSNLGYGSHGDHMPKTGLYQRPLSTSYGYSYDSLEEVVPCYERRCTANDQCCPSFICVNVDGDIGHCVFELGQKQGELCRNDNDCETGLLCAEVAGSETRSCQPPVTSNKLYNEECNMSGECDISRGLCCQLQRRHRQTPRKVCSYFKDPLVCIGPVAMDQIKSIVQYTSGEKRITGQGNRIFKRVPFA